Proteins encoded by one window of Lates calcarifer isolate ASB-BC8 linkage group LG5, TLL_Latcal_v3, whole genome shotgun sequence:
- the si:dkey-93h22.7 gene encoding Fc receptor-like protein 5 gives MHVCVFFQPSLRNCQNSCVTPHSVIIFEVFSCINVSSFSLRMFASLLMVMLGLCYCTKESTKLILGIPQLTGPSEAKVKDTVEMKCELPTYPKDESILLQLFQRGNTDKLLGEFTSLDGQTAQFYLVIKTSHEGNLECVASGQNNSDIEPTVSSKHYLTVIDPVKGAEIVVHSGSKEFFEGRPLELLCKLVAGTHVSYDWLLNGQHISQSPVHFASGNRLLINSTTSEHSGSYTCKATNQYKGEVFTSESSEVKITVKAKLILGIPQLTGPSEAKVKDTVEMKCELPTYPKDESILLQLFQRGNIDKLLGEFTSLDGQTAQFYLVIKTSHEGNLECVASGQNNSDIEPTVSSKHYLTVIEPVEGAEIIVSSDSEEFFEGGELELHCDLTAGTHVSYDWLLNGQRISQSPIHFVSGNQLLIYSTTSKDSGLYRCEATNQFNETVYNSTSKEVEITVKDVVSAPDISFTVLKENSHEYSARVTCQSAKGTPPVTFSLYNRTELLTNVTSEDRNAIFKVPLVLDQHMGDLQCQADNGDRIAYSQWLPLEVVTVGGPVTLHYDYDTGENYAVVGLRFYCKAAKGSHLHYNWFLNKTLLHDRGSFYYVVNENPEQSILLLAVGRSSAGTYHCEVSDSFDSTTAISSERRYMDKETLNHLPVSVVAAVFGTFIFLILLVSTCCWIGVVYRQREYGDKFLSSLEMERMVTPYEGELDLTEYDEDAGMAETTSGDEFDQASEASEDEWPQIAEWKRTLEDEPIQIP, from the exons atgcacgtgtgtgtattttttcaacCCTCCCTTCGTAACTGTCAAAACTCCTGCGTTACACCGCATAGTGTGATCATATTTGAAGTCTTCAGTTGTATTAATGTCAGTAGTTTTTCTTTAAGAATGTTTGCTTCTCTCTTGATGGTCATGCTGG GACTGTGTTACTGTACCAAGGAGAGCA cTAAGTTAATTCTTGGGATCCCACAACTGACTGGCCCTTCGGAGGCTAAGGTGAAAGACACTgtagaaatgaaatgtgaactGCCAACCTACCCAAAGGATGAATCTATTCTGCTGCAGTTATTCCA GAGGGGTAACACTGACAAGTTGCTGGGTGAATTCACCTCCCTGGATGGGCAGACTGCACAGTTCTACTTGGTAATCAAAACTTCCCATGAGGGAAACCTGGAGTGTGTGGCCAGTGGACAGAACAACTCTGACATAGAGCCCACAGTCAGCAGCAAACACTACCTGACGGTCATTG aCCCTGTGAAGGGTGCAGAGATTGTTGTCCATTCAGGTTCAAAGGAGTTCTTTGAGGGGCGGCCGCTGGAGCTACTCTGTAAACTAGTGGCTGGAACTCATGTGTCCTATGACTGGCTGCTGAATGGTCAGCACATCTCTCAGTCTCCTGTCCACTTTGCTTCAGGCAACCGTCTCTTGATCAACAG TACCACTTCAGAACACAGCGGCTCCTACACATGTAAGGCTACCAACCAGTACAAGGGAGAAGTCTTCACCTCTGAAAGCTCTGAAGTTAAAATCACAGTCAAAG ctAAGTTAATTCTTGGGATCCCACAACTGACTGGCCCTTCGGAGGCTAAGGTGAAAGACACTgtagaaatgaaatgtgaactGCCAACCTACCCAAAGGATGAATCTATTCTGCTGCAGTTATTCCA GAGGGGTAACATTGACAAGTTGCTGGGTGAATTCACCTCCCTGGATGGGCAGACTGCACAGTTCTACTTGGTAATCAAAACTTCCCATGAGGGAAACCTGGAGTGTGTGGCCAGTGGACAGAACAACTCTGACATAGAGCCCACAGTCAGCAGCAAACACTACCTGACGGTCATTG aGCCAGTGGAAGGTGCAGAGATAATTGTCTCTTCAGATTCAGAAGAGTTCTTCGAGGGGGGGGAACTTGAGCTACACTGTGACCTTACTGCTGGAACTCATGTGTCCTATGACTGGCTGCTGAATGGTCAGCGCATCTCTCAGTCTCCCATTCACTTTGTTTCAGGCAACCAACTCTTGATCTACAG TACCACCTCAAAAGACAGCGGCCTCTACAGATGTGAAGCTACCAACCAGTTCAATGAAACAGTCTACAACTCCACCAGCAAAGAAGTTGAAATCACAGTAAAAG ATGTGGTGTCAGCCCCTGATATCTCCTTCACCGTGTTAAAGGAGAACTCCCATGAGTATTCTGCCAGGGTCACCTGTCAGTCAGCAAAAGGGACTCCACCTGTCACCTTTTCACTCTACAATAGGACAGAACTACTTACCAACGTGACGAGTGAAGACAGAAACGCCATATTCAAGGTTCCATTGGTTTTGGATCAGCACATGGGAGACCTCCAGTGCCAGGCAGACAATGGAGACAGGATAGCATACAGTCAATGGCTGCCCTTAGAAGTTG TCACGGTTGGTGGGCCTGTGACCTTGCATTACGACTACGACACTGGGGAAAACTATGCTGTGGTCGGCCTGAGGTTCTACTGCAAGGCGGCAAAGGGATCTCATCTACACTACAACTGGTTCCTCAACAAAACCCTTCTCCATGACCGTGGAAGCTTCTACTATGTGGTCAATGAGAATCCAGAACAATCGATACTCTTGCTGGCTGTAGGGAGGAGCAGCGCCGGGACGTACCACTGTGAAGTGTCTGACAGCTTTGACAGCACTACTGCAATAAGCAGCGAGAGGCGATACATGGATAAAGAAA cGCTGAACCACCTCCCCGTCTCAGTCGTGGCAGCTGTCTTTGGAACTTTCATATTCCTGATTCTCCTGGTCTCTACTTGTTGTTGGATTGGAGTGGTGTACA GGCAAAGGGAGTATGGAGACAAGTTTCT gtCGAGtctggagatggagagaatggTGACACCATATGAGGGCGAGCTG GATCTGACTGAGTACGATGAGGATGCTGGTATGGCAGAGACAACCAGTGGGGATGAGTTTGATCAG GCATCTGAAGCCTCTGAAGATGAATGGCCCCAAATAGCAGAGTGGAAGAGGACGTTGGAGGATGAACCAATTCAGATACCCTGA